The DNA segment GCGGCGGCGGATGTGGTCGTCGACGTACTTCTCGGTGGCGGCGTCGAGGGCGCTAGTGGCCTCGTCCATGACGAGGATGGTGGGGTCGTTGACGATGGCGCGGGCGATCTCGAGGCGTTGGCGCTGGCCGCCGGAGAAGTTCCGGCCGTCCTCCTCGACGATGGAGGCGTAGGCGCCGCGGCGGGCGGCGATGTCGTCGTGGATGCAGGCGTCCTTGGCGGCGCGCTGGATGGCGTCGTCGGGGAGGGTGGAGTCCCAGAGGGCGATGTTCTCGCGGATGGTGCCCTCGAAGAAGAAGATGTCCTGGTCGACCATGGCGAAGGAGTTGGAGAGGAGGGGGCGCGGGATGGAGTCGCGCGGGCGGCCGTCGAAGAGGATCTCGCCGGACCAGGGGCGGTAGAGGCCGGAGAGGAGGCGGGCGATGGTGGACTTGCCAGAGCCGGAGCCGCCGACGAGGGCGACGCGGTCGCCGGGGCTGAGTTCGAGGGAGAAGTCCTCGATGAGCGGGGGGTCGAGTCGGCTGTAGCCGAAGGTGACGTTGCGGATGGAGACGAAGCCGGAGAGGCGCTTGGTGAGCTGCTCGGGGGGCGCGGCGGGGTCGACGGGGCCGCGGGTGAGGGCGGGATCGATCTCGTGGTTGGCGACGTCGTCGAGGCGCTTCATGTCGCCGGTGAGGCGCTGGATGACGTCGCCGAGGCGGACGAGGTCCTGGATGGGGCGGGAGAAGTTGATGAGGAGGGACTGGAAGGCGACGAGCATGCCGATGGTGAGGGCGCCGTCCATGACCTGGAGGCCGCCGATGCCGAGGACGGCGGCGGTGGAGAGGGCGGTGAGGGTGACGGGGACGACGCCGAGGAAGGCGGAGGAGACGGCGAGGCGCTGCTCGGCGGCGGAGGACTTGGCCTGGTAGCCGGCCCAGCGGGCGAAGAAGTCGGACTCGCGGGCGGAGGCCTTGATGGACTCGATGGTCTGAATGCCGCCCATGGCGGTGGCCATTAGCTTGCCGGATTCCTGGAGCATGCGCTGGCTCTCGTCGGCGCGGGCGCGGGAGATGAGGCGGAGCAGGACGAGGTTGAGCAGCGCGATGGAGACGCCGACGGCGGTGAGGACGGGGTCGTAGCGGAGCATGAGGACGACGTAGAAGATGGCGGTGGCGAGGCCGATGGCGCTGGTGGCGAGGTCGCCGGTGAGGGCTTCGGCGACGCGTTCGTTGCCGGAGATGCGGCCGGAGATATCGCCGGCGAATCGCTGCATGAAGAAGTTCATGGGGAGGCGGAGGACGTGCCAGAGGAAGCGCCCGGTGCTGGTGATGGCGAGCTTGGCGCTGGCGCGCATGAGGTGGTGCTGTTGGAGCGCGGTGAGGCCGGCGCGGAGCGCGGCGGCGACGGCCATGCCGATCAGCAGGGGGCCGAGCCAGCGGTTGGAGCCTCCGATGAGCAGTTCGTCGACGAAGATCTTGGTGAAGGTGGGGATGGCCAGTCCCGGGATGACCAGGCCCAGGCCGGCGAGGATGCAGAAGGAGACGGCGACGCGGATGCCGGGGAGTCGCTTGGCGAGGGCGGCGACGACGGAGGGCCTGCGGCCGCCGGGCCGGAAGGCGGGGCCCGGGCTGAAGGTGAGGACGATGCCGGAGAAGGCCTTGTCGAACTCGTCGTCGGTGACGGTGCGGCGGCCGGAGGCGGGGTCGTTGAGGTAGACCACGCCGCGGCGGCCAAACCCCTCGAGGACGAGGAAGTGGTTGAAGTTCCAGAAGAGGATGGAGGGGACCGGGGCGTCGACAACCTCGTCGAGTTCCATCTTCCAGCCGGAGCACTCGAGGCCGTAGTTCTCGGCGGCGGTGAGGACGTTGGCGGCGTTGGAACCGTCGCGGGAAACGCCGCAATCGACGCGGAGGGTCTCGAGGGGGACGTAGCGGCGGAAGTGGGCGAGGATGATCCCGAGCGCGGCGGCGCCGCACTCGACGGCTTCCATCTGGATGACGGTGGGGGTCCTGGTGCGACGTCGGCGGCGCCTGGCGGGGAGACTCGGGTTCGGAGCGCGGGGCTGTGGCGGCGAATCCGGCGGCGGCGCAGCGGGCTCGTCGCCGGTCGTGACGGGGGCGGTGACGGCCTCGGCGGCGTCAGTCGGCACCGACGGCCCTCCTGACGGCGGGGATGACGAGGCTGAGAGGGCTCTGGCGGCGGACGGTGACGGAGGCGTTGCAGAGTGTGCCGGCGGAGATCTGCTGGGGCGGGCCTTCGGAGGAGGTCCAGCGGTAGCCGCTGGGGGTGTTGGGGTCGGCGGCGAGCGAGATTTCCATCTCGAGGGGTGTTCCGAACTGGGCGCTGAACTTCTCGACGAGGTCGCGATCGGCGAGCTTGGTCATCATGGCGGACTTGCTGGTGGGGATGGAGGAGATCCAGTTGACGGTGCCGACGAGGGAGCCGTGCTCCTCGCGGCGGACGGTGCTGGGGACGACCTCGACGCGCATTCCGCTCTGGATGCGCTTGCCGGTGGCGGCGGAGACGTAGACGACGGCCTTGAGGGCGCCCGGGGAGGCATCGGCGGGCTCGATGAGGACGATGGGGTCGCCGACCTGGAGGGAGTTCTGAACGGCGGCGCGGACCTCGACGACGCGGCCGGCGTATGGGCAGGTGATGCGGGACTCGCGGTCGAGGCGGTTCTGGAGGGAGCTGACGGAGAGGGCGATCTCGTCGGCCTTGAGTTTGCGGTTCATGCGTTCGCGCTCGCGCTGGAAGGAGGCGGAGCGGTTGCGGTTGACGAGTTGCTCGAGTTCGATGCGCGCCTCGTCGCGCTCCTGGCGGGCGGCCTGCATGTCGTCGTCGACGCGCTCGCGGTCGATGGCGACCATGTTGCCCTCGTTCATCAGGCGGGTGATGAACTCGCGGCGGGCCTGGAGGCGTTCGATGCGTTCCTCGGAGTAGGTGATGGTGCTCTCGAGGCGTCGGCGGTCGACGGCGGCGAGGTTCTCCTGGAGTTCCTCCTCGCGGCGGTCGAACTCGGCGAGGGCCTCGTTCTGGCGGTTAATCTCCTGGAGGCGGGTGGTGAGTTCGGCGAGCTGGTCCTCGAGGTCGCGCTTGTCGATGGTGCCGACGACGTCGCCGGCGGAGACGGGCTCGCCGACCTTGACGTCGAGGGAGATGAGCCGGCCGGTGCTGGGGGACTCGATCTGCTTGAGGCCGCCGCCGGCGATGAGGATGCCGCGGCCGTCTTCGACGGTGGGGGCCGAGCCGAAGACGGACCAGAGGCCGACGGCGGCGAGGACGGCCCAGATGGCGAGGAGGGCGATCCAGCCCTTGGGGCTGGTGACGTGGAGGACCTGGTCGAGCTGCTCGGGGGAGGAGAGGCGTTCGAGCGCCGACTCTCGGAAGAGCTGCCGTTGCAGGGACATGTGTGCGCCTCCGATCGAGGATGGCCAGCGTACCACGGGGTCCGGGATGGACCCAGAGGATTCCGGCGCGCGAGTGGAGAACGCGCGAGGGGCCGGTTGGGCGGTGGTTGTGCGGCTCGACGTGGAGCGGGATGTCGGTCAGCGCGGCTCGGCGCTAGGCGGGCGCGAGGCGAAGGCTGGCGATGGTGACATCGTCGGCGAGGGTGATGCGGTCCGGCGGCTGGGCCGGGGCGGCGAACTCGGCGAGGGCGGAGAGGAGCGCGGTGACTTCCGCCGCGGGATCGCGGGGGCGGGAGAGGGTGGAGATGATGCGATGCATTCCGAACTCCTCGCCGGCGGGGCTCTGCTGCTCGACGAGTCCGTCGCTGTAGAGGATGAGGCGGGAGTCGGGGTCGAGGACGATGCGGTCCGCGGTGTAGGCGGCGGAGGCATCGATGCCGAGGGGGAGGCCGCCGGTGGATTCGACGCGGACGGCGGGGGCGTTGGCGCGGCAGACGAGGGCGTGGCCGTGGCCCGCATCGACGAAGGCGAGGGAGCGATCGGCGGGGTTGAAGACGCCGAGCCAGAGGGTGATGAAGCGGCCTTCGGAGGAGTGGGCGGTGATATGGCGGTTGGCGTCGGCGATGGCGGCGGCGGGGTCGGCGGAGTGGTGGAGGGAGGCGTTGAGGTGGGCCTGGGCGGTGGCCATGAGCATGGCGGCCTCGACGCCCTTGCCGGAGACATCGCCGAGGAAGACGGCGACGCGGCCGTCGGGCATGGGCATGACATCGATGAGATCGCCGGCGACGAAGCGGCCGGGGCGGGAGCGGATGGACCATTCGAGGCCCGCGATGCGGCCGTCGGGTGCGGGCATGATGAGACGCTGCGCCTCGCGGGCGGCGTTGAGATCGGCCTCGAGCTGGCGCTGTCGGTGTGCGAGTTCGCCGCGGTGGAGGTTGGCGAGGGCGAGACCGGTGATGCGGGCGAGGGCCTGGCAGAAGGCGGGGGCATCGGGCTCGATGGCGCCGGCGTTGAGCGGGGCGGTCTTGCCGATCTCGTGGCGGCGGGAATCGAGGTAGAGGTAAGCGACGGGGGCGGCGTCGAGCATGATGGGGGCGCAGAGAGCGGCCTGGATGCCCAGTTGCATGACGCTCTGGCCGTAGTCCTGGGCGCCGCCCTCTTCGAGGCGGGCGATCTGGCCGTCGGCTGCGGCCTCCATGAGCGAGCGGCTGAAGGTGAAGAGGGACTCGGAGGGGCGGATGCCCATGGGGCCGACCTCGCGGGTGGCGAGGACCTCGATCTGCGAGGTGAATCCGCCGGCGCTGGGGCGGAGGAAGGCGGCGCGCGGGAAGCCGGTGCCAGAGACGAGGGCGTCGAGGACGGCCTGGGCGAGGGCGAACTCGGAGTCGGCGGCGGTGATGGAGGCGGCGCAGTCGAGGATGAGTTCGAGGCGGTGCTGGGCGCGGATGGCGAGTTCGTCGGCGGAGACGCGCTGGATGCGGTGGTAGGTGGAGCCGGCGTCGTCGCTGGTGCTGAGGAGCCTGCCGCGCTGGCCCGCGGGGCCGATGCGGAAGAGCCAGGGACCGATGCGGATGGAGTCGCCGTCGTGGATGGGCGCGGGGTCGTCGGGGATGAGACGGACGCCGTTGAGGTAGGTGCCGTGCGAGGAGGCGAGGTCCTTGAGGAGCCAGGAATCGGCGCGGCAGGAGAGTTCGGCGTGGCGGCGGGAGACGGCGCTGTCGGCGAGGACGATGTCGCAGGCGGACTGGCGGCCGAGGACCCAGGCGCGGTCGGACGAG comes from the Phycisphaeraceae bacterium genome and includes:
- a CDS encoding NHLP family bacteriocin export ABC transporter peptidase/permease/ATPase subunit; this encodes MPTDAAEAVTAPVTTGDEPAAPPPDSPPQPRAPNPSLPARRRRRRTRTPTVIQMEAVECGAAALGIILAHFRRYVPLETLRVDCGVSRDGSNAANVLTAAENYGLECSGWKMELDEVVDAPVPSILFWNFNHFLVLEGFGRRGVVYLNDPASGRRTVTDDEFDKAFSGIVLTFSPGPAFRPGGRRPSVVAALAKRLPGIRVAVSFCILAGLGLVIPGLAIPTFTKIFVDELLIGGSNRWLGPLLIGMAVAAALRAGLTALQQHHLMRASAKLAITSTGRFLWHVLRLPMNFFMQRFAGDISGRISGNERVAEALTGDLATSAIGLATAIFYVVLMLRYDPVLTAVGVSIALLNLVLLRLISRARADESQRMLQESGKLMATAMGGIQTIESIKASARESDFFARWAGYQAKSSAAEQRLAVSSAFLGVVPVTLTALSTAAVLGIGGLQVMDGALTIGMLVAFQSLLINFSRPIQDLVRLGDVIQRLTGDMKRLDDVANHEIDPALTRGPVDPAAPPEQLTKRLSGFVSIRNVTFGYSRLDPPLIEDFSLELSPGDRVALVGGSGSGKSTIARLLSGLYRPWSGEILFDGRPRDSIPRPLLSNSFAMVDQDIFFFEGTIRENIALWDSTLPDDAIQRAAKDACIHDDIAARRGAYASIVEEDGRNFSGGQRQRLEIARAIVNDPTILVMDEATSALDAATEKYVDDHIRRRGCTCIIVAHRLSTIRDCNEIIVLERGKVVQRGTHDSLIADDGAYRRLIQSE
- a CDS encoding NHLP bacteriocin system secretion protein; translated protein: MSLQRQLFRESALERLSSPEQLDQVLHVTSPKGWIALLAIWAVLAAVGLWSVFGSAPTVEDGRGILIAGGGLKQIESPSTGRLISLDVKVGEPVSAGDVVGTIDKRDLEDQLAELTTRLQEINRQNEALAEFDRREEELQENLAAVDRRRLESTITYSEERIERLQARREFITRLMNEGNMVAIDRERVDDDMQAARQERDEARIELEQLVNRNRSASFQRERERMNRKLKADEIALSVSSLQNRLDRESRITCPYAGRVVEVRAAVQNSLQVGDPIVLIEPADASPGALKAVVYVSAATGKRIQSGMRVEVVPSTVRREEHGSLVGTVNWISSIPTSKSAMMTKLADRDLVEKFSAQFGTPLEMEISLAADPNTPSGYRWTSSEGPPQQISAGTLCNASVTVRRQSPLSLVIPAVRRAVGAD
- a CDS encoding SpoIIE family protein phosphatase — encoded protein: MSPTSTITRVLHLEPVAGPPIDPLVVSSDRAWVLGRQSACDIVLADSAVSRRHAELSCRADSWLLKDLASSHGTYLNGVRLIPDDPAPIHDGDSIRIGPWLFRIGPAGQRGRLLSTSDDAGSTYHRIQRVSADELAIRAQHRLELILDCAASITAADSEFALAQAVLDALVSGTGFPRAAFLRPSAGGFTSQIEVLATREVGPMGIRPSESLFTFSRSLMEAAADGQIARLEEGGAQDYGQSVMQLGIQAALCAPIMLDAAPVAYLYLDSRRHEIGKTAPLNAGAIEPDAPAFCQALARITGLALANLHRGELAHRQRQLEADLNAAREAQRLIMPAPDGRIAGLEWSIRSRPGRFVAGDLIDVMPMPDGRVAVFLGDVSGKGVEAAMLMATAQAHLNASLHHSADPAAAIADANRHITAHSSEGRFITLWLGVFNPADRSLAFVDAGHGHALVCRANAPAVRVESTGGLPLGIDASAAYTADRIVLDPDSRLILYSDGLVEQQSPAGEEFGMHRIISTLSRPRDPAAEVTALLSALAEFAAPAQPPDRITLADDVTIASLRLAPA